The following coding sequences are from one Haloferax litoreum window:
- a CDS encoding CaiB/BaiF CoA transferase family protein gives MSGVDEEATQSTSETADTATQNLPLDGVRVLELGHIIAGPFCSMILADLGADVIKVEHPNGGDLIRGSSPVGNSSFNYVNRDKRSITLNLKSDAALEAFFDLLEDTDVLVENYAPGTAERLGIGYESLKQTYPGLVYCSIKGFNPGPYESYPALDPIAEALSGMMSVTGHEDMPPVRSGTSIADMAASFYGAIGVLGALYRRNQTGIGSKVTAPLFESTVSMMGYWLAYTEAYDDVPGPMGASHPNWAPYDVFKTGDDEWVFIGPSGERQWEALCAALGLDLHTDDRFATLVDRRENLDELMDILKTECRSYTASGLVEALREAGVPVAKVNSMDEVAEDPHLEATDFFTEVNTAEGTDQSVNVPRFPVVSSSFDRLESNDPPKLGQHTEAILSSIGYDESDIDALRREGGV, from the coding sequence ATGAGCGGTGTCGACGAGGAAGCCACCCAGTCCACGTCCGAAACAGCGGACACAGCTACACAAAACCTCCCGCTAGACGGTGTTCGAGTACTCGAACTCGGACACATCATTGCTGGGCCCTTCTGCTCGATGATTCTGGCCGACCTCGGTGCAGACGTCATCAAAGTCGAACACCCCAATGGGGGTGACCTCATCCGCGGGTCGTCACCCGTCGGAAACAGTTCGTTCAATTACGTCAACCGAGACAAGCGGAGCATCACGCTCAACCTCAAATCAGACGCGGCGCTCGAGGCGTTCTTTGACCTCCTCGAAGACACGGACGTCCTCGTCGAGAACTATGCACCAGGAACCGCAGAGCGTCTCGGAATTGGCTACGAGAGCCTGAAGCAGACGTATCCCGGACTCGTCTACTGCTCGATCAAGGGGTTCAATCCAGGCCCGTACGAGTCGTACCCTGCTCTCGACCCCATCGCCGAGGCACTTTCGGGGATGATGAGCGTCACTGGACACGAAGATATGCCTCCTGTTCGCTCTGGGACGAGCATCGCAGACATGGCTGCATCGTTCTACGGAGCTATCGGAGTTCTCGGAGCGCTGTATCGCCGCAATCAGACTGGTATCGGCTCGAAAGTCACTGCACCATTGTTCGAATCGACTGTTTCGATGATGGGCTACTGGCTTGCATACACTGAAGCCTACGACGATGTCCCCGGGCCGATGGGGGCGTCGCACCCGAACTGGGCACCGTACGACGTGTTCAAGACCGGCGACGACGAGTGGGTCTTTATCGGTCCATCCGGCGAGAGACAGTGGGAAGCACTCTGTGCTGCGTTGGGTCTCGACCTGCACACCGACGACCGGTTTGCCACGCTCGTCGACCGTCGTGAGAACCTCGACGAACTCATGGACATACTGAAAACAGAGTGTCGCTCGTACACTGCGTCGGGCCTCGTGGAAGCACTCCGTGAGGCGGGTGTCCCAGTTGCGAAAGTTAACTCGATGGACGAAGTGGCAGAAGACCCTCACCTCGAAGCGACGGACTTCTTCACTGAAGTCAATACAGCAGAGGGGACAGACCAGTCAGTCAACGTTCCACGGTTCCCTGTCGTTTCGAGTAGTTTCGACCGCCTCGAATCGAACGACCCACCGAAGCTTGGGCAACACACTGAAGCCATTCTTTCCTCGATTGGCTACGACGAGTCTGATATCGATGCCCTTCGCCGTGAGGGAGGTGTCTGA
- a CDS encoding ABC transporter ATP-binding protein, translating into MATSIHLDTVRKEFRTLGNTHVAVDDLSLDIPEGSFTTFVGPSGCGKTTTLRMLAGLETPTSGTVSFGDEDVTDLPPQERNVSMVFQSIALYPHMSVRENIGYGLKIHGVPKSERDARIDEAAEVLQIEQQLEKMPSELSGGQQQRVALGGAFVQDPDVLLLDEPMSDLDAKLKSDLRVEIQRLHQELDTTVVYVTHDQTEAMTMSDQVVLLREGELAQVDPPKRLFDYPNSEYVAQFIGMPSTNVVECTVDEQNGVTSLVGPGLTVPLPAEVGTPASDTVRLGIRPQYLEVGSTGSCTLTVDVEVIETLGTESVVHGRLADGTNFDVVSDAVDDVSAGDKLDVSFDIADAFVFGDDGDTILFGAERAEETSATGSTGGIA; encoded by the coding sequence ATGGCAACTAGCATCCACTTAGACACCGTCAGAAAGGAGTTTCGCACCCTCGGAAATACTCACGTCGCCGTCGACGACCTCTCACTCGACATCCCAGAAGGGTCATTTACAACCTTCGTTGGGCCATCGGGGTGTGGGAAGACGACGACACTGCGCATGTTAGCAGGGTTAGAGACTCCCACATCCGGGACTGTCTCATTCGGCGACGAGGACGTGACGGACCTCCCACCACAAGAACGAAATGTGTCGATGGTGTTCCAGTCTATCGCACTCTATCCACACATGTCCGTCCGGGAGAACATCGGCTACGGCCTGAAGATACACGGCGTTCCGAAGTCAGAACGAGACGCACGCATCGACGAGGCGGCCGAAGTCCTCCAAATCGAACAGCAACTGGAGAAGATGCCTTCAGAACTCTCTGGCGGTCAGCAACAACGTGTCGCGCTCGGTGGGGCGTTTGTCCAAGACCCGGACGTGCTCCTCTTAGACGAGCCAATGTCTGACCTCGACGCGAAGCTCAAGTCTGACCTTCGCGTCGAAATTCAGCGATTGCACCAAGAACTCGACACGACGGTCGTCTACGTCACCCACGACCAAACTGAGGCGATGACGATGAGCGACCAAGTCGTCCTTCTCCGAGAAGGTGAACTCGCCCAGGTCGACCCACCGAAGCGGTTGTTCGACTACCCCAACTCAGAGTACGTCGCCCAGTTCATCGGCATGCCATCGACGAACGTCGTCGAATGTACTGTGGACGAGCAAAACGGCGTGACCTCTCTCGTGGGTCCCGGACTGACGGTCCCGCTCCCAGCTGAAGTTGGAACACCTGCCTCCGATACTGTCCGGTTAGGGATTCGACCTCAGTATCTCGAAGTCGGTTCGACGGGCTCGTGCACACTCACAGTCGACGTCGAAGTCATCGAGACGCTCGGCACCGAATCCGTCGTTCACGGCCGCCTCGCTGATGGAACTAACTTCGACGTTGTCAGCGACGCAGTCGACGACGTCTCTGCCGGTGACAAACTGGACGTGTCGTTCGACATCGCAGATGCATTCGTCTTCGGTGACGATGGTGACACGATTCTCTTTGGCGCAGAACGCGCTGAGGAGACGTCGGCCACCGGTTCGACTGGGGGCATCGCTTAA
- a CDS encoding carbohydrate ABC transporter permease, translating into MATSKSRTNGLVSHDTQKRLQRIAVYLTALLISVFTIIPVYVMVVIAIQSPATTFAGGRVNLLPTEPSLRNFVVLLGSTDTVRYFVNSLIVTLGSTILSTAIAVAAGYGLTRFDFTGKSLAARAVLFSYMFSPIVLAIPLYVVFSTLGLLNSHFALTLALTAISAPFCIWLMWQYFQTVPIALEESAWVRGASRWRTVKDVVLPVARPGYISSAIFAFAVAWNDFTMARVVMSRDEMYTITVGASLFLDRVSIGWGETMAVSLLIALPPFLIALFLQRYLLQGFSVGGLE; encoded by the coding sequence ATGGCAACGTCGAAATCACGAACGAACGGACTCGTCTCGCACGACACCCAGAAGCGACTCCAGCGGATTGCCGTCTACCTAACGGCACTCCTCATCTCGGTGTTCACCATCATTCCGGTGTACGTGATGGTGGTCATCGCGATTCAGTCGCCTGCAACCACCTTCGCTGGTGGACGAGTGAACCTTCTTCCGACTGAACCGTCGCTCCGCAACTTCGTCGTCCTACTCGGGTCGACTGACACGGTCCGATACTTCGTCAACAGTCTCATCGTGACCCTCGGGTCCACGATCCTGTCGACGGCTATCGCTGTCGCTGCAGGCTACGGATTGACACGATTCGACTTCACCGGAAAATCACTAGCAGCGCGAGCGGTGCTGTTCTCGTACATGTTCAGCCCGATCGTGCTAGCAATCCCACTGTACGTCGTGTTCTCGACGCTCGGATTGCTCAACAGTCATTTCGCACTTACACTTGCGTTGACTGCTATCTCCGCCCCGTTCTGCATCTGGTTGATGTGGCAGTACTTCCAGACGGTCCCAATCGCACTCGAAGAGTCCGCCTGGGTTCGGGGCGCGAGCAGATGGCGTACGGTCAAAGACGTCGTCTTACCCGTCGCTCGACCAGGCTACATCTCCTCTGCAATCTTCGCATTTGCTGTCGCATGGAACGACTTCACCATGGCTCGAGTCGTGATGAGTCGAGACGAGATGTACACGATTACTGTCGGCGCGTCGCTGTTCTTAGACCGCGTCAGCATCGGTTGGGGTGAGACCATGGCCGTCTCGCTTCTCATCGCCCTTCCACCGTTCCTCATCGCACTGTTCCTGCAACGATATCTCCTCCAGGGCTTCAGCGTTGGAGGCCTCGAATAA
- a CDS encoding carbohydrate ABC transporter permease translates to MSTELKSRVSAAQSALSEREFDSTTLLLAACFVPMFVFFLVVWVIPIIYALGMSLFSAPVRNPEFVGLGNYTALLGSAEFWGFLWNSIVYAVATTGLSLVIGLGLALVINQKIRGGDALRTLMIFPYLLPTLVVIFMWKFILDPNIGILNQFLVDAGFIDSPIAFFSTLEFAMPAVVITSVWKFASFAFFILLARLQAIDPDLYERARVEGATTWQAFRDITFPHLRGAILIILLVRGIWMFNKFDIIYLSTRGGPLQQTTTLPIRVYQIAFSEVNFGMATALAGIMFFLLALVAVVYFRAFAPEQEVA, encoded by the coding sequence ATGAGTACGGAACTCAAATCCCGAGTCTCGGCTGCTCAGAGCGCCCTCAGTGAGCGCGAGTTCGATAGCACGACGCTTCTCCTCGCGGCGTGTTTCGTCCCGATGTTCGTGTTCTTCCTCGTTGTGTGGGTAATCCCAATTATCTACGCACTAGGAATGAGCCTGTTTTCGGCCCCGGTTCGGAATCCCGAATTCGTCGGTCTCGGGAACTACACCGCGCTCCTCGGGAGTGCAGAGTTCTGGGGCTTCCTCTGGAACAGCATCGTCTATGCTGTTGCGACGACTGGCCTTAGCCTCGTCATCGGGCTCGGTCTTGCACTCGTAATCAATCAAAAAATCCGTGGTGGCGACGCGCTGCGGACCTTGATGATCTTCCCCTACCTGCTTCCCACACTCGTGGTTATCTTCATGTGGAAGTTCATCTTGGACCCAAACATCGGGATTCTGAATCAGTTCCTCGTCGATGCAGGTTTCATCGACTCGCCTATCGCGTTCTTCTCGACGCTCGAGTTTGCGATGCCTGCGGTCGTCATCACGAGTGTCTGGAAGTTCGCAAGCTTCGCGTTCTTCATCCTACTCGCACGGTTGCAAGCCATCGACCCTGACCTCTACGAACGAGCGCGGGTCGAAGGAGCCACGACGTGGCAGGCGTTTCGAGACATCACGTTCCCACACCTTCGTGGAGCCATCTTGATCATCCTGCTCGTTCGGGGAATCTGGATGTTCAACAAGTTCGATATCATCTACCTCTCGACTCGGGGAGGGCCACTTCAGCAGACGACAACACTCCCGATCCGTGTCTACCAAATTGCGTTCAGCGAAGTCAACTTCGGCATGGCGACGGCACTAGCTGGAATCATGTTCTTCCTCTTAGCCCTCGTCGCGGTGGTCTACTTCCGCGCATTCGCCCCAGAACAGGAGGTTGCATAA
- a CDS encoding ABC transporter substrate-binding protein — protein sequence MATAGCLGGGSGGSNEPIRYLSDRGDSKEVMDEIIAEFEEETDHTVEMIYTAKGTSSDAEMQKMVAAGNPPDLLFDTSTDAYRLQRDGVLAPVTSAVQDNDLPDPVNVGGESYFAAAMVEPLMAWYRNDIYTERPSSWSEWVEAAGEVSANESMEGYVIQSGQTNNADTQMTQYLWQNDVSIYGGPSDGIEVQLDNDDNRAAAVETFEWIQSMAEHSPNGSGWGWGDAIGALQQENAAAIASVGGLPVLTIQGNRPDLVENLSPMGFPVPDGAGQDKWWAYMEGHLVRNDGQNTEGAQAFVDFFTQSSRFYDFVLSAPLFQFPPTKEQLDAPEVTENEVIQQFPEVMDLVRNNWDAFTTVLATGDGGAPNIVAADAYSEQLFGQAADQLLVGGLTPEETVDWLAEKLRGLQ from the coding sequence GTGGCAACAGCAGGTTGTCTCGGGGGTGGGTCCGGCGGGTCGAACGAACCAATCCGATACCTCTCGGACCGAGGTGATTCGAAAGAAGTGATGGACGAGATTATCGCCGAGTTCGAAGAGGAGACCGACCACACCGTCGAGATGATATACACGGCCAAGGGGACTTCGTCCGACGCTGAAATGCAAAAGATGGTCGCGGCAGGGAACCCCCCGGACTTACTCTTCGACACCTCGACAGACGCCTACCGACTCCAGCGTGATGGTGTCCTCGCACCTGTCACGAGTGCCGTTCAAGACAACGACCTGCCTGACCCAGTCAATGTCGGCGGAGAGTCGTATTTCGCGGCCGCGATGGTCGAGCCGTTGATGGCTTGGTACCGAAACGACATCTACACTGAACGGCCGTCGTCGTGGAGTGAATGGGTCGAGGCAGCAGGCGAGGTGTCTGCAAATGAATCCATGGAGGGCTACGTCATCCAGTCCGGACAGACGAACAACGCGGATACCCAGATGACCCAGTACCTCTGGCAGAACGACGTCAGTATCTACGGAGGACCTTCTGATGGAATCGAGGTGCAACTCGACAACGATGATAATCGAGCGGCCGCCGTCGAGACGTTCGAATGGATACAATCGATGGCTGAGCACTCCCCAAACGGGTCTGGGTGGGGATGGGGTGACGCCATCGGTGCACTCCAGCAAGAAAACGCCGCAGCCATCGCCAGCGTCGGTGGGCTTCCTGTGTTGACTATTCAGGGCAACCGCCCCGACCTCGTCGAAAACCTCAGTCCCATGGGCTTCCCGGTCCCGGATGGTGCCGGCCAAGACAAGTGGTGGGCGTACATGGAAGGGCACCTCGTCAGAAACGATGGACAAAATACCGAAGGTGCCCAAGCGTTTGTCGACTTCTTCACGCAGTCGTCGCGGTTCTACGACTTCGTCCTGTCGGCACCTCTGTTCCAATTCCCACCCACCAAGGAGCAACTCGATGCGCCCGAAGTAACCGAAAACGAGGTCATCCAGCAGTTCCCCGAAGTGATGGACCTCGTTCGCAACAACTGGGATGCCTTCACCACCGTTCTTGCGACCGGTGACGGTGGAGCACCGAATATTGTTGCCGCTGACGCGTACAGTGAACAGCTCTTCGGACAGGCTGCAGACCAACTTCTAGTTGGTGGACTCACACCCGAAGAGACAGTCGATTGGTTAGCTGAGAAACTTCGCGGGCTTCAATGA
- a CDS encoding helix-turn-helix domain-containing protein, translating to MLRATILLELDEDYVLSDVSELADSPFVVTNCEVLGETDIRFVIDAGVQRDEMADTLRASDVVREVECVGEDQLLITKRSSGALPIIRQNHGMLQRMSQFHGRSRVFDIVVFRRADLKSIISGLRSLGTVDLRKLKPFEGPSTRLSKRQAEVIAYAVEHGYYDWPRKTTVEAIASEFELTRPTVLEHLRRAEKKLLSDSLADASTPTPPE from the coding sequence ATGCTCAGGGCCACAATTCTATTGGAACTAGACGAAGATTACGTGCTCTCGGACGTAAGTGAACTCGCCGATAGTCCGTTCGTCGTGACTAATTGCGAGGTACTCGGTGAGACAGACATCCGCTTCGTGATCGACGCTGGTGTGCAGCGAGACGAGATGGCCGATACGTTGAGAGCGAGCGACGTCGTTCGGGAGGTCGAATGTGTCGGTGAAGACCAATTACTCATCACCAAACGTTCATCCGGGGCACTTCCGATAATCCGCCAGAATCACGGTATGCTCCAGCGAATGAGTCAATTTCACGGGAGGTCACGTGTCTTCGATATCGTCGTCTTTCGGCGAGCTGACCTCAAGTCAATCATCTCGGGGTTGCGTTCACTCGGGACTGTCGACCTTCGTAAACTGAAGCCTTTCGAGGGCCCGTCGACTCGGCTTTCGAAGCGACAGGCCGAAGTCATCGCTTACGCGGTTGAACATGGGTATTACGATTGGCCGAGAAAGACCACTGTCGAAGCCATTGCCAGCGAATTCGAGTTGACGCGTCCAACTGTATTAGAACATCTCAGAAGAGCAGAAAAGAAGCTTCTCAGTGATTCGCTTGCAGATGCGTCGACGCCGACTCCACCCGAATGA
- a CDS encoding DUF7837 family putative zinc-binding protein — translation MTRNSSTLGRCPDCGEEIDASQSIIEFEDADGSTGVFAECYSCDEVVRPE, via the coding sequence ATGACACGTAATTCGTCGACGCTTGGTCGGTGTCCCGATTGTGGCGAAGAGATCGATGCATCCCAGTCGATCATCGAGTTCGAGGATGCTGATGGGTCGACTGGCGTGTTCGCTGAGTGTTATTCATGCGACGAAGTTGTCCGGCCAGAGTGA
- a CDS encoding MFS transporter, with amino-acid sequence MSDRSTDDTSRYEAVGLLTGFFVLSTAAAAYEIAPASVFPVIQASLGIDGSTAGLLVSIMYATAVVTSIPIGIVLDRFSVRRVVFFGAVALSVAGAWGWYAATAGAYLSLLVSRVLGGLAYVIFWNAGANAVGSAVESRHRATAVGVFTASAPVGFALGQFGSPLIEDVAGWPAVFPLYAALCVVGVTIFLLATRRHVPGVDAAAPDRAALRELFTSRAVWIVCVLCFLAYSLYLFVNTWLPSYLVDAFDVSLATSGLLTALFPAIGAVARSSSGVISDRVFGGKRRPVILSSFVVATPAIVAFVFISQLGLVIGAVVVVGFAIQLITGLIFSYIVELVAPTVRTTAVSLLTSIGLLGAFAAPIVAGAIIDWAGYSLAFFVAGGVALMGVLLALRAPEPGGDLQGV; translated from the coding sequence GTGAGCGACCGTTCAACCGACGACACATCTCGATACGAAGCAGTGGGTCTGCTCACTGGGTTTTTCGTCCTCTCGACAGCAGCCGCGGCGTACGAAATCGCACCGGCAAGCGTCTTCCCTGTGATTCAAGCGTCGCTCGGAATCGATGGCAGTACCGCCGGCTTGCTCGTTAGCATCATGTACGCGACTGCAGTCGTCACCAGCATCCCTATCGGTATCGTACTCGACCGGTTTTCGGTTCGACGTGTGGTCTTCTTCGGCGCCGTCGCACTCTCCGTTGCAGGTGCTTGGGGCTGGTACGCGGCCACTGCTGGCGCGTACCTTTCGCTGCTCGTCTCGCGTGTCCTTGGCGGCCTCGCATACGTCATCTTCTGGAATGCAGGTGCGAACGCCGTCGGTAGCGCTGTCGAGTCTCGGCATCGGGCGACTGCAGTTGGTGTGTTCACAGCGAGTGCTCCAGTCGGTTTCGCACTCGGTCAGTTCGGCAGTCCTCTCATCGAAGACGTAGCCGGATGGCCCGCAGTCTTCCCCCTGTATGCCGCTCTCTGCGTCGTCGGCGTCACTATCTTCTTGCTCGCGACCCGGAGGCACGTTCCCGGTGTCGATGCTGCTGCACCCGACAGGGCAGCACTGCGCGAGTTGTTTACCAGTCGAGCGGTCTGGATTGTTTGTGTACTCTGTTTTCTGGCTTACTCGTTGTATCTGTTCGTCAACACGTGGCTCCCGAGCTACCTCGTCGATGCATTCGACGTTTCACTCGCGACGAGTGGCTTGCTGACTGCGCTCTTCCCAGCAATCGGTGCTGTCGCACGGTCCAGTAGTGGGGTCATCTCTGACCGAGTGTTCGGAGGGAAGCGACGTCCAGTTATCCTCTCGTCATTCGTCGTCGCTACCCCAGCCATCGTCGCGTTCGTGTTTATCTCGCAACTCGGGCTTGTCATCGGAGCAGTGGTCGTCGTCGGCTTCGCCATCCAGCTCATCACTGGACTCATCTTTTCGTACATCGTCGAACTCGTTGCACCCACAGTTCGGACCACGGCTGTCTCCCTCCTAACGAGCATTGGCCTGCTTGGTGCGTTTGCCGCACCCATCGTGGCCGGCGCTATTATCGACTGGGCAGGGTATAGCCTCGCATTCTTCGTCGCCGGAGGCGTCGCTCTCATGGGTGTTCTCTTGGCATTACGTGCGCCCGAACCCGGTGGTGACCTGCAAGGAGTATAG
- a CDS encoding NADP-dependent oxidoreductase gives MRNSNREWYFAERPEGEPDTESFELQEGDVPDPKHGQLLVRVKYLSVDPYMRGRMRDAESYAEPWDVGDVLRGGIVGEVIESESDQYESGDLVTGNGTWADYSILDADDVAPVDSEIADLPAYLGTLGMPGRTAYFGLLEVGEPKPGETVVVSGAAGAVGSVVGQVAKLNGCRVVGFAGSDEKTDWLTEDLGFDAAINYKATDDYRAALDDAAPEGVDVYFDNVGGPITDAVFTKLNLDARVAVCGQIAHYNDEEVPVGPRKLPMLIAPRAKVQGLLIGDYATRFGEASEQLGKWVSTGELKHRETVVEGLENAPDAFLGLFSGDNIGKQVVKISE, from the coding sequence ATGCGCAATTCCAACCGCGAGTGGTACTTTGCTGAACGACCAGAAGGCGAGCCAGACACAGAGAGTTTTGAGCTTCAAGAGGGTGACGTCCCAGATCCGAAGCACGGCCAACTCTTAGTCCGTGTCAAGTACCTCTCTGTGGACCCATACATGCGGGGGCGGATGCGCGACGCAGAATCGTACGCCGAACCGTGGGACGTTGGTGACGTTCTTCGCGGTGGGATTGTTGGTGAGGTCATCGAGAGTGAGAGTGACCAATACGAATCAGGTGACCTCGTCACTGGGAACGGAACGTGGGCAGACTATAGCATCCTAGACGCAGATGATGTTGCACCTGTTGACTCAGAGATAGCAGACCTCCCGGCGTATCTCGGAACCCTCGGAATGCCAGGTCGAACAGCCTACTTCGGACTGCTCGAAGTTGGCGAGCCAAAGCCTGGTGAGACGGTCGTCGTCTCTGGCGCGGCAGGCGCTGTTGGTTCAGTCGTCGGCCAAGTCGCGAAACTGAACGGGTGTCGTGTCGTCGGCTTCGCTGGCTCTGACGAAAAGACGGACTGGCTCACCGAAGACCTCGGGTTCGACGCTGCAATCAACTACAAGGCGACCGATGACTACCGAGCAGCCCTCGACGACGCCGCACCAGAAGGTGTAGACGTTTACTTCGACAACGTCGGTGGACCGATTACTGACGCCGTATTCACAAAGCTCAATCTCGATGCACGTGTCGCGGTCTGCGGTCAAATCGCACACTACAATGACGAAGAAGTCCCAGTGGGACCACGAAAGCTCCCGATGCTTATTGCACCACGTGCCAAAGTACAGGGCCTCCTGATTGGCGATTATGCAACACGGTTCGGTGAAGCGTCCGAACAACTCGGGAAGTGGGTTTCCACTGGAGAGTTGAAGCACCGCGAAACCGTGGTCGAAGGGTTAGAGAACGCACCAGACGCGTTCCTTGGGCTCTTCTCTGGAGACAACATCGGGAAACAGGTCGTGAAAATTTCCGAGTGA
- a CDS encoding amino acid permease: MKELERDLGLPSVLAISTGAMIGSGIFILPALALEIAGPAVIVAYALAGLLVVPAALSKSEMATAMPEAGGTYIYIERGMGPLLGTIAGVGTWFSLSFKGALALVGGVPYLLLLFDLPLKPVAVGLAVFLILVNIIGAKQTGRLQIAIVVVMLAALGWFAAWSAPSVQAANYANFFDAGLSGLLAATGLVFVSYAGVTKVASVAEEVESPGRNIPLGILGSLVFTTLLYIAIVAVLVGVTVPGSVAGSLTPVAVAAESTLGQAGVVAVILAAVLALISTANAGILSSSRYPLAMSRDLLAPPSLSSVSDRFGTPIPAITLTGVVLLVLIAFVPILEIAKLASAFQILVFSLINVAVVAFREGSTEYDPEFTSPLYPWVQVFGVVTGVLLLTQMGPVALVGAFVIVVGSVAWYFAYARSRVNRSGVATNAIRRQVNKNAVTNVVSATDEHTKEVLVAFTKDVGPERERALVDFAADLVARDDGRVVAVRFDEVPDQVPLTEHLTVQSPSDLSFEARMSDFAADAAVAIEADEIVSHDTKHAIVNFAEHRGVDTIVAEHEPLRLQSRLFGDPIDWVVRHAPCDVVLVDNLGYDEPKRVALAGATSPYSPLAVSIAERIAAENRGTISIQNTPDEPDETDQWEAITEYRTDLAAVLSVPVRTETLFTDGGRRIHPDVVVQPSPDRRIRAALLRTVSSTPSHSCTTLTVYSHASRRPSVGERLLERLAF; this comes from the coding sequence ATGAAAGAGTTAGAGCGAGACCTTGGTCTGCCGTCAGTGCTCGCGATTTCTACTGGTGCGATGATCGGTAGCGGCATCTTCATTCTGCCCGCCCTCGCCCTCGAAATTGCAGGCCCCGCAGTCATCGTCGCGTACGCACTCGCGGGATTACTGGTCGTCCCTGCAGCACTCTCGAAATCGGAGATGGCGACTGCCATGCCGGAAGCCGGCGGCACGTACATCTACATCGAACGCGGGATGGGACCCTTACTCGGGACCATCGCGGGTGTAGGGACGTGGTTTTCACTGTCGTTCAAAGGTGCGCTCGCACTCGTCGGAGGCGTTCCGTACCTGTTGTTGTTGTTCGACCTTCCGCTGAAGCCAGTCGCGGTGGGACTCGCGGTATTCCTGATTCTGGTCAACATCATCGGGGCGAAGCAGACGGGGCGACTCCAAATTGCCATCGTCGTCGTGATGTTGGCTGCACTCGGGTGGTTCGCAGCCTGGAGCGCACCAAGCGTGCAGGCAGCGAATTACGCGAATTTCTTCGACGCCGGTCTCTCTGGCCTGCTCGCTGCCACTGGTCTCGTGTTCGTCTCCTATGCTGGTGTCACGAAAGTGGCGAGCGTCGCCGAAGAAGTCGAGTCACCCGGTCGGAACATCCCGCTCGGAATCCTCGGTTCACTCGTGTTCACCACGCTCCTGTACATCGCAATCGTGGCAGTGCTCGTCGGCGTGACAGTGCCGGGGTCGGTTGCAGGTTCACTGACGCCAGTCGCCGTCGCCGCAGAATCCACCCTCGGACAAGCCGGCGTCGTCGCAGTCATCCTCGCTGCAGTGCTCGCGCTTATCTCCACAGCGAACGCCGGCATCCTGTCTTCGTCTCGATACCCACTCGCGATGAGTCGTGATTTGCTCGCGCCGCCGTCGCTCTCGTCTGTGAGCGACCGCTTTGGGACGCCCATCCCCGCAATCACACTGACGGGCGTCGTTTTGCTCGTGCTCATCGCGTTCGTCCCAATCTTGGAGATTGCGAAGTTGGCGAGTGCCTTCCAGATTCTCGTGTTTTCACTCATCAACGTCGCTGTCGTAGCGTTCCGTGAGGGGAGCACAGAGTACGACCCGGAGTTCACTTCTCCGCTCTACCCGTGGGTGCAGGTGTTCGGTGTCGTGACTGGTGTGTTGTTGTTGACCCAGATGGGTCCCGTCGCGCTCGTCGGTGCCTTCGTAATCGTGGTCGGAAGCGTCGCGTGGTACTTCGCCTACGCTCGGTCACGCGTGAACCGTTCGGGCGTCGCGACGAACGCGATTCGCCGTCAAGTGAACAAGAACGCCGTGACCAACGTCGTGTCGGCGACTGACGAACACACGAAAGAAGTGCTCGTCGCATTCACGAAAGACGTCGGTCCCGAACGTGAACGAGCGCTCGTGGACTTCGCCGCTGACCTCGTCGCTCGTGACGACGGACGAGTCGTCGCCGTTCGTTTCGACGAAGTCCCAGACCAAGTGCCACTAACAGAACACCTCACGGTACAGTCTCCCTCTGACCTCTCTTTCGAGGCTCGAATGTCGGACTTCGCGGCGGACGCCGCGGTCGCTATCGAGGCAGACGAAATCGTCAGCCACGATACGAAACATGCTATCGTCAACTTCGCGGAGCACCGCGGCGTCGACACCATCGTCGCCGAGCACGAACCGCTTCGCCTCCAGTCGCGGTTGTTCGGCGACCCCATCGATTGGGTCGTCCGGCACGCCCCCTGTGATGTCGTCCTCGTCGACAACCTCGGCTACGACGAACCGAAGCGAGTGGCACTCGCTGGCGCAACCAGCCCGTATTCCCCACTCGCAGTCAGTATTGCCGAGCGTATCGCGGCGGAAAACCGGGGGACGATTTCGATTCAGAACACGCCGGACGAACCCGACGAGACCGACCAGTGGGAGGCGATAACCGAGTACCGTACTGACCTCGCTGCCGTGTTATCGGTCCCAGTTCGGACGGAGACCCTCTTTACCGATGGTGGCCGTCGTATCCATCCCGACGTCGTTGTGCAACCGAGTCCCGACCGCCGAATCAGAGCTGCCCTCCTCCGGACGGTGTCGTCGACACCGAGTCACAGCTGCACGACGTTGACGGTGTACTCGCATGCCTCTCGTCGACCTTCTGTGGGCGAGCGACTCCTCGAACGTCTCGCGTTCTGA